GGGTAGAGCGATTCAAGATCGAGCTTTAATTAGAAATAATGAACCTGCAGTAGGTATTGGGATTGTTCGGCAGGTAGGGGGGAATGTACCCGCAATTTCTCAGGGAATTCGTCAACAATTAGCTCTATTGGAAGAAAGATTCGATCGCGCTGGAGAGGGAATAGCTTTTGATATTACCTATGATGAAAATGACTATGTCAATCAATCAATTTCTTTTGTTCAGAGTAATCTAATTATTGGTGCAATTTTAGCCGCTTTAATTCTATTGTTGTTTTTGGGTTCTATTCGCACGGTGGCAGTAATTGCCATTTCGATCCCCACGACTTTAATTACGGTTTTTATCGTCTTCTATTTACTGGGTAGAACTTTAAATGTTATTAGTTTAGCTGGTTTAGCCTTTGCGGTGGGGATGGTGGTAGATAATGCGATCGTAGTTTTAGAAAATATTTTCAGTCATTTACAAAAAGGTAAAACTCCCGTAAAAGCCGCCATTGACGGAACTAACGAAGTTGCAGGGGCAATGTTAGCCTCTACCCTAACCACCGTAGCAGTATTTGCTCCGATTATTTTAGTTACAGGAGAAGCAGGGCAGTTGTTTTTTGATATTGGTATTGCCCTCTCTGTGTCTGTGTTATTTTCTCTTTTTGCGGCTATTACCTTAGTGCCTATGTTGGCGGGATTATTCCTTAAGCATAACGAAGCAGAACAAATGCTCTCAGGGGTAATATCGGATCAAGGAAATGGGCTAGAAAGAGCGATCGCACAAACTTCAGCAATATTTCGTTTATTACAGAGTAAATTAGAAGCCTTTTTGCTAAAAACCGTTCGTTGGTCTTTAGGAGAAGGTAAATTGAAAAGAAGACTATTTGTGTTAGCTTCTCCCCTGCTTTTATTAATAATAAGTTTGCAACTTTTGCCTCCTGCGGACTACTTACCAGAAGGAAATCGTAACCTAATTATTTGGTTAGCAGAACCGTATCCCGGGACAAGTATTCCTGAAGCCATAGAACTTTCTGAAGCCCCTAGAAATTTTGTTGCTCAACAACCTGAAGTAATGCGTACTTTATATGTTCATCGCCCCGGGCGCAGAATAATTGCCGCTTTTATTAAACCTGAGTTAGCTACGAGTAATAATCTCAACAGCTTAGTGGAAAGATTAAGAGCAAAAAGTAATGACTACCCCGGCTATCGTTTTCTGATCCCCATTAGAGCCTCTATTTTCCAAAATCCGGGGAAAGAATTTGAAATACAAATTATCGGGGAAAATCTTGAGCAGTTAAACCAAATTCAACAGGAAATCAGTCAACAAATTCGCAGTTTAGAAGGGGTGCGTAATGTGCGATCGAATTTTGTTACAGGCGCACCAGAATTACAAATTATTCCTAATCGGGTTCGTTTAGCAGAAGCTCAAATTTCTGAGGCAGACTTAGGAGAAGTGGTACAAGCGGCTTTAGGCGGAGTTAGGGCTTCTGAATTTGTTGATGGTAATCGAGAATTGGATGTAACAGTGGAGTTAAAAGATACCTTTGTTTCTTCTCCTGAGCAGTTACGTCAATTGGCTATTTACAATGGACAGGGCAAAAGATTACAGTTAGCTGATATTGCAGAAGTATTTGAAACCACCGGGGCTGATACCATTAATCATGTGGACTTAGAAAGGTCTATAACTCTCACCGTTAGCCTCGATCGTGAAGCTCCTTTAGGTGCTTTAATAGAACAAACTCAACGGGAAATTCTTGATCCTTTACAAGAAACATTGCCCTCTGATGTGCGTTTGGAGTTAGCAGGTTCTGCGGATGTCTTAGGAGAAACTCTATTTCAATTGGCTTCTACTTTTGTTCTCTCTTTAATCATTACCTATCTATTATTAGTGGCTTTATATAAGTCTTTTACTTATCCGATAATTATTATGGCAACCGTACCAATGGGGATTACAGGGGCATTGTTGAGCTTAGTTATAGCTAATTCAATTCCGGGGGTAGTTGTACCATTAGATATGATTACAGGATTAGGATTTGTTATCTTGACAGGAATTGTAGTTAATAATGCAATTTTGTTAGTGGATAGAGCTTTACAATTACAAGAAGAAGGAATGGAATATAACACCTCCTTATATTATGCCGTGAGCGATCGCCTTCGTCCTATTTTTATGTCTGCTGGAACAAGTGTATTGGGAATGTTGCCTTTAGCACTATTACCGGGGAAAGGAACGGAACTCTATCAAGGTTTAGGAGTTGTTTTGGTGGGGGGCTTAATACTTTCTACTTTTTTAACTCCCACAATTATTCCCGCTTTGATGGGTTTATTACAGGATTTTTCTGGGAAAAATCATCAACAATCATCATCGCAAACATCTCCTCCTGTTGGCACATTGCAGAACTAGAAAACTACCTGAGTTCGGAGTTATAGTTATTTCAATTCAACGACCAATGAAGCCCAAGCCATAAATCTTTGCCGAAGATATAGGTTTCTGATTTATTGGGCTTTGGGGCTTTTATTTAGCTATTTCTCGCACTGGGCAAAGCAATACCTTCTACAGCTTGACGGTAAGGCTCAACAGATTCACTATAGTCAATAGGAAGCACAGCACAAACATTCTCATGAGGACGAGGAATAATAACCCAAGACTCAAGAGCTGCACCTTCAGCCTTTTCAACTGCATCAATACCAGCAGCCATAGCGGTTTTAACCTCAGAGACATCTCCTCTAATATTGACGGTAAAACGGGCGCTACCTACACGAATATAACCAACAAGGGTTACTCTTCCTGCTTTAACCATAGCATCGGCGGCGGCTAAAACTCCGGGAAATCCTTTGGTTTCAAGAGATCCAACTGCTGATTGGGAAGGCATAAAAAAATTCTCCTAAAATTTATATAAAAATTAACGATAATATAGAACAATTACTAAAAAGTAAATCGATAAGGCTCAGAGGCTTCTGTGTAATGTATTGGCAAAACGTCCACTACATTGGGGGGAGGATTCGGAACAATATAATGACTTTGAATTACTCCTCCAAAAACATTTGCTCCTTCTCGGATACCTTCTTCCATTGCCCGTTTGACTTCGGATACAGGACCTCGAAAAGCAATGATAAAATCACCTTTTTCTGCTTTATCGAAATAAACGATAGTAACACGAGCGGCTTTTACCACCGCATCGGCTGTCGCCAAAATGGATGGAAAACCGAGGGTTTCAATTACTCCTACTGCTTCAGGCATCGGTGATCAAAAAATAGATATTAAGTAATTTATCTATTTAGATTTTGCTAACATAATTTGTTTGTTGTTAGGAAATCTAAGGTCGATTCTGCTAATCTTACCATTTCTTGGTAACAGGGGAGAATAACCTGTCACTATTGAATATTGAATATTGATAATTAACTATATAAGTAGAAGTAATAAATAAAGCTCTATTACTTTGAGTATGTAACCTCAGTTCAGTTTAAGAATGTCGGATAAGGTTAGGTTTCAGGTTGCAGGTTGCAGGTGCTAGGGAGAAATGAGTTCGGAGAGTTTCTCGTAAGGGTTGAATATATTCAACCCCTACCATCCCAATATCCTGACCTAACAACCGATAGTATCTATTTTCTAAACATTTTTAACATTCTTTGGGTGACTAAAAAGCCTCCAGAAATATTAATTGTTCCCACTAAAATTGCGATCGCACCTAGTATAGTGGTAGGAGAAGTTAGTTCTCCTGAAATTTGCAACATTCCACCAACAATTATAATACCGCTAATAGCATTAGTGACGCTCATTAAGGGAGTGTGTAGGGCAGGGGTTACATTCCAGATGACCTGCCAACCAACAAAAACAGCTAAAATAAAAACCGTAAAATGGGATAAGAAAGACTCAGGTGCACCTATACCGATGCCGATAAGGGCTAAAATAGCTAACAATGCCCAAATAATTCCCCCATTGCCTTTTTTCTCTTTTTTACTCTCCGTTGTAACAATTTTCGCTTCTGGTTTAACAGGAGTGGCAGGAGATGGTTGAGCAATTTTTGGTGGGGGAAAAGTAATTTCTCCTTGGTGAGTGACTAAAGCCCCTCGAATTACCTCATCTTCAAGATTAACGGTGAATTTATCATTACCGCCCATATCTTTGAGCAAATGCCACAAATTAGTGCCATATAATTGACTAGATTGGCTGGCCATGCGACTGGGTAAATCTGTTAAACCAACAATAGTTACCCCAGCATATTGATAAATTTCATTGGGCTTTGTAACTTCACAGTTACCACCTTGTTCTGCCGCTAAATCAACGATGACTGAGCCTTCTTTCATGGTTTGCACCATCTCTTCTGTAATTAACTTCGGTGCAGGTTTCCCCGGTATTAGTGCAGTAGTGATAATAATATCAACATCTTCAGCTTGTTCAGCAAATAAAGCCATTTCTGCGTCAATAAACTCCTTGCTCATGGTTTTGGCATAACCACCTTCCCCAGAGCCATCTTCTGCAAATTCGAGTTCTAAAAATTCTCCTCCAAGACTTTCTACTTGTTCTTTTACCACTAATCTGGTGTCAAAAGCTCTAACAATCGCCCCTAAACTTTTTGCCGCACCAATAGCCGCTAACCCAGCAACTCCAGCACCAATAACTAGGACTTTTGCTGGAGGCACTTTTCCGGCGGCGGTAATTTGCCCAGTGAAAAATCTTCCAAAATTATTGGCGGCTTCAATAACGGCTCTATAACCTGCAATATTTGCCATACTAGATAAAGCATCTAGTTTTTGGGCTCTACTGATACGAGGCACCGCATCCATAGCCAATACAGTTGCCTGTTTATCGGATAATTTTTCTAATAATTCGGAATTTTGAGCGGGATAAATGAAGCTAATTAAAGTCTTTTCCGCAGTTAACAATTCCACTTCTTCGGGTTGAGGGGGACGTACTTTGAGGATTATATCTCCTTCTTGCCACAGTTTTTCTCTATTTTCGATGATTTTACAACCTACTTCAGTATAAGCGCGATCGCTGAAATTGGCTTTTTCCCCTGCTTGGGTTTCAACTAAAACGGTAAAACCGAGTTTTTGTAATTTGGTAGCAGTATCTGGAGTCGCACTAACTCGACATTCTGACGGATAAATCTCTTTAGGAATGGCGATTTTTAGGGATGTCTGTACAGAATCGGAAGTAATGTTTTCTGTCAGAGTCGCAGTCATAATTTCTCCTACTTAGTTTTGAGGGTTTTTCTCTTATACTTTGCATGGTAGGATCATTCTCTTTTTTTACCTCTTAATTTAAACTTCTCTTAGTAATTGACACGGATTTATTTACATTCTGTTACTCGTTAGCTTTCTCAGAATTAACAACTGACGTTACGCACTTATTCATGTGTTAAGTTTTAGTAGGTTTCAGGTTTCAGGTTTCAGGTATCAAGTAGCAAATTTAATTTTCATAAGATTACATTATTTTATCCAAGAATTTAGAATAAGAAAATCAATTAATTATATTTTTTGTCAATTTTTTAACCTAATACCTAACACCCGACACCTACTCTTATCTAATATTCTTAAACTGAACTGAGGTTTGGTAATAATTTATAGTTACTAATTTTATGGACAAATATCCACTCAATTAGCTTTATAGACTTTAACGTCTAATGGCTTAACTACAAAGCTCACTATCGAGTCCTTAATCCTAAAAGATTAAACTTCTCGACTACTTTTGGTGGTTTTATTTCTAGCTAAAACTTTTACGTTGGTAGCCCAATAGTTAAGGAAAAATTAACTGAATCCTTACCAACAACCCCATAGTTTTAAGGTTTATTTAACCTTATTATAAAATATTTGACCATAAATTCGGTGAAATAATTTAATACTGAAAAAATTTTTCTTCCTTTATTAATTGATAATGATTTGATGATATATTGATTAGTCAAATTAACTATTAGCTATTTAGAAAAAACTATTTATGCGTATTGCCCTATTTACCGAAACATTTTTACCGAAAGTTGACGGTATTGTTACCCGTCTCAAACACACCGTTGAACATTTACAAAAACAAGGGGATGAAGTTTTGATTTTTTCTCCTGAAGGTGGTTTGAAAGAATATAAAGGTGCAAAAATTAACGGTATTAAGGGTATTCCTTTGCCTCTATATCCAGAATTAAAATTGGCGATTCCTAATCCTTCTATTGGTTTTAGTTTGAGAAGATTTAAACCTGATTTAGTTCATGTGGTGAATCCTGCGGTTTTAGGGTTAGGAGGCATTTTTTATGCGAAAAAATACGATATTCCTTTAGTCGCTTCTTATCATACCCATTTGCCCCAGTATCTTCATCATTACAATTTGGGGGCTTTAGAAGGTTTATTGTGGGAAATGTTGAAATTAGCTCATAATCAGGCAAGATTAAATCTTTGTACTTCCACTGCGATGGTGAATGAGTTGGAAAGTCACGGTATTGAGAGAGTTGATTTATGGCAAAGAGGAGTTGATACGGATTCTTTTCACCCTGATTTAATTTCTAATCAAATGCGCGATCGCCTCTCTGGTGGTAATCCTGATGCACCCTTACTATTATATGTAGGAAGAGTTTCCGCAGAGAAAGAAATTGATAAAATTAAACCCGTATTGGAAAACATCCCGAATGCAAGACTGGCAATTGTGGGAAATGGTCCTGCGAGAGAGGAGTTAGAGGCGTTATTTGCAGGAACAAATACTAATTTTGTGGGCTATTTACACGGACAGGATTTAGGCTCGGCTTATGCTTCGGCGGATGCGTTTATTTTTCCTTCTTCCACAGAAACCCTCGGTTTAGTGTTACTAGAAGCGATGGCGGCAGGATGCCCTGTGGTAGCGGCAAGACGGGGTGGTATTCCTGATATTGTTACCGATGGTGTTAATGGTTATTTATTTGAACCTGATGATCCTCAAGGTGCGATCGCAGCTACTCAAAAATTATTAGCTAAAACCGATGAGAGAGAACAATTAAGGCAAAACGCTCGGAAAGAAGCGGAAAAATGGGGTTGGGCTTCTGCTACGACTCAATTACGCAATTTTTATCAAGGGGTGCTATCGAGAGATATTGGTTTAGTAGCCTAAGTAAAAAATTAAAAATTAAGAATTAAGAATTAAGATAAATTTGTGAATAAATGATGGAATATGATATATCAGAAAGGACTTTAAGTTTTAGTATCAGAATCGTCAATTTATGCAAATTTCTTAGAGAAAATGGAGGTACAGGCTATGATTTAAGTAAACAGTTAATTCGTTGTGGTACAAGCATTGGAGCGAATATTGAGGAAGCACAAAATGCAGAAAGCACTGCCGATTTTATTCATAAGATGAGTATTTCTTTAAAAGAGGCAAGGGAAACAAAGTATTGGTTGAGAATATTAATTGCCACTGAAAAAAAACTAGGGTCAAGACTGCAACCTTTGCTTCATGAATCACATGAATTAGTTGCTATTATTTACACTATCGTAAAAAACGCAAAAACTAATCAAAGATAAAATCAAACAACTCACTCATAATTTTTAATTTTTAATTTTTAATTTTTTTAATTGTTACAAGATATTCTGCTAATTCTTGGATTCGGTTACTTTGGAGGAGAGTTTGCCCGTCGTCTCAAGATTCCTCCTCTGATTGCCATGATTTTTGCAGGAATTATTCTTGGTAATCAAGTTACTAATCTCCTGAGTAATGATATATTGCAGTCTGCTGATGATTTAAGGGTGATTGCTGTTGTTATTATCTTGATGAAAGCAGGGTTAGGTTTAGATCGACAAAAGTTGAAATCACAAGGCTCTGTTGCTTTAAGATTGGGCGTTTTACCAGCTTTAGGAGAAGCGATCGCAGTTTCTATTTTAGCGGTGATATTTTTGGATTTTGATTGGGTAACAGGATTATTATTGGGATGTATTTTAGGGGCGGAATCTCCTGCGGTAATAGTACCGGGGATGTTGCGGTTAAAGAGTTTAGGGTGGGGAGTAAAAAAAGGGATACCTGATGCAATTTTAACAGGAAGTGCTTTATCTGATGTTTTGTTATTGTTGATTTTTAGTTTATTGATGGGGTTATTGACTAGCGATGGGAATAGTCTGGAGTGGCAGTGGTTGCCGTTACAATTTTCAGGGCAAATTATCGGCGGAGTTGTTATCGGTTGGTTGGCGAGTAAGTCTTTAGTGTGGTTGATAGTTAAGCAAAAGTTAACTCAAAATATCCTACAAGAAACGATGGTTACGGGGTGCTTGGCTTTATTTTTAGTGATTATGAGTGAAAAATATCATTTTTTCTCTGGTTATCTGGCAGTAATGTCAACAGGATTTTTCTTAATCGAATTTTCTTCTCCTTTAGCTCGTTGTTTACGCAATGGCTTTGATAGTTTATGGCAAGTAGCCCAAATTTTTTTGTTTGTTTTATTGGGGGCAACCATTCCCCTTAATGTTTTAGGTAGCAGTTTCACAAAAGGCTTAATAATCATAATTTTTGGTACTTTAATCGGTAGAATGGCTGGTTGGTATCTCTCTACATGGAAAAGCAACTGGAATCAAAAGGAAAAACTCTTTCTTCTTGCGGGTAACTCCGCTAAAGCCACCGTACAAGCTGCGATCGCATCTATTCCTTTAGCACAAGGCATTAGAGGAGGAGAAGAAATATTAGCCATAGCCGCCTTATCAATTTTAGTTACAGCCCCCCTTGGTGCATGGGCGATTCCCACTTTTGCTCCTCTTTTATTAACTAAGGGTGAGGTTGATCCCACCAAAGTATCTGTTGATGATCATGTTATATTACTGAGTGCGATCGATGATTCTCCTTTAACCACTCCTGTTTTAAAGAAAACCGCAGAAATAGCTCGTCGGAGTAATGCTAAAGTAATAGTTTTGCATATTATCGATGATAGTCAGAATAATAACTTAGAGAATCTGAAGGAAAAAATCAACACATTATTAGCAGATATAAATCATCAAGTTTTAATCGTAGAAGGAGTAATAACAGAAGAAATATTGAGAGTGAGTCAAGAATTTCAGGTAAAAGAAATAATTATGGGCAAAAGAGGACATAAAAACTGGCATGAGCTTTTAATTGGTTCTGTTTCTCAAACAGTTTTAGAATCGAGTCCTATTCCTGTAATTATTGTTGAGCATTGACAATTGCCATTTAAAGAGTGACTTGAGCTCCTAAATTTTCTAAGGTAATCATTTCGGGAATAGTTAATCCTTTGATGCCTATAAAACAAGAATCTTCGAAAGGACGTTTTCCTCTCAATGCCATAATACATTTACCCGTTTCCACATTCCAAATTTTGACGGTTTCATCCTGACTGCCACTAGCCAAATATTTACTATTAGGATGAAAAGAAACAGACCAAACCCAGCTATTATGACCTCGAAGAATTCTTAAAAAATCTCCTGTCTTAGCATTCCAAAGTCTAATTGTATGATCGCAACTACCACTAGCTAAATATTCTCCATCGGGGCTAAATGCAACAGACTGAACCCAACTGTAATGACCAATCAAGGTTTTGACACATTCTCCTGTTTTGACCTTCCAAAGTCTAATTGTATAATCACAACTACCACTGGCTATATATTTACCGTCTGGGCTAAATACGACGGATTGCACCCAACTTTGATGACCTTCTAAAGTATGAAGACATTTACCCGTTTCAGTATCCCATATTTTCACCGTTCGGTCTTCACTGCCACTGGCGAGAATTTTGCCATCAGGACTAAATGCCACTGACCAAAGCCAACTTTGATGACTTCGCAGGGTTTTAAGACATTTTCCCGTCACCATATCCCATATTTTTAAACTATAGTCTCCACTGGCACTAGCTATTTTTTTGCCGTCGGGACTAAATGCCACTGAACGAATCCAACGATTATGTCCTACCAGTGTTTTGAGACATTTTCCCGTCACCATATCCCATATTTTTAAACTATAATCACTACTGGCACTGGCTAAAATTTTGCCGTCGGGACTAAATGCCACTGAACAAACCCACCCTTTATGTCCATGTAGAGAAGTGAATGTTTGTGTATTCGTGCCATTTGTGGTTAGGTTACTGACATTCCATAATTTGATTAATTTATCTTCATTGCCACAAGCTAAAGTGTTACCGTCTGGACTAAAAGTAACTGCTTGAATCCAACTAGCATAACCTTGCCATGTTTTGACACATTGACCAGTGCCGGTTTCCCAAAGTTTAATGGCATTATCTTCTCCTCCACTGGCTAAAATTTGTCCATCTCCTCGAAATGCGATCGCGCCTAGTCTGCTATTGTGTCCATGAAGTGTTTTACGACAAGTACCCTGTTGCCAATCCCATAAACGAATGGTATGATCTCCTGCTCCACTGGCTAGAATGTTATCTTCTGGGTGAAATGCTAATGAGCGTATTCTCTGTGTGTGTCCGTGTAGTTCCTTTAAACATTTTCCTGTTTGCCAATCCCATATTTTAATGATGCGATCGCCTCCTCCACTAGCTAAAATTGTTCCATCACCACTAAAAGCAAGAGTGCGAATCCAAAGAGTGTGACCTTTCAAAGTCCGCAGACATTTTCCTGTATCTAATTGCCAAATTTTAATTGATTTATCTTCACTGCCACTAGCCAAATATTTACCATCAGGACTAATCACCACCGACCAAACATAACTGTTATGACCATTTAAAGTTTGTAAACAGATTCCACTGTCAAAATCCCAAATTTTAATAGAACAATCACTGCCACCACTAATCAATTTTTGACTATCTGGAGTAAAAATAACACACCTGACTCTTTGGTTGTGACCAAACAATGTATTTAAACATTTTCCCGTACTGACATCCCAAATTTTAATGGTTTGATCGCTACTGCCACTAGCTAAATATTTACCATCGGGGCTAAAAGCCACCCCATGAACCCAACCCGCATGACCCTTAAAAATGGAGATAAGACGATTTTCCTGTAAAGACCAAACACAAATTTCCCCATTCACATCCCCTGTCACCAAAAATTGATCATTAGGACTGTAAACCATAGAAAGAATATTACTCAACCTTTGAGGAAAAACCGACTGTTGAAATTCACAATGGGCAAAATTAACATTATGAAGTTTGCATTCTTGTAAATAAGCCTGTCTGATAGTTAATTTAGAAAAATCCCATCCGCTTAAATCTGTATTTGATTCGCACAATAAATTAAGAATATTACCCACAGCATAACCTGAGCCTGTGAGATTTTCCTCTTGCAATTTTTGCACAATTTTTCTTAATTTACTTTCCAAATGATACTGATTTTTAAAAATAATAATTAATTTATCTAATAAAGGTCTAACAATAAAATTTACCTGAGATTTTCTAGTATGTTCTTTTATATCTGTTTTTAAGAGAGCATAATGATTAAATAAATCTAATTCTTCCGTAATTATTTCATTGATAATTTCCTGAATTAACTTATTAATTAAATATTCTTTTACCACAGGTTGTAAAGAAAATCGATTATCATGACATTCAATTAAAGAACGCCCCATTAACGATTTAAGTGCCGTAATTAGATTTAAACGAGAGATTGTGGGGTAAATATCCCTTTCTAAATCACTGGTAGTAACTTCATCAATATTAATTGCTAACCAATAAAGAATTTTTTTTCCTAAGTCAGATAATCGCTGGAAATGCTCTTCTAAAAGACAAATTATTTCATCAAAAATAAACACTTTGTTTTTAATAAACTCAGACAAAGAACCATCAAATAATTCTTTAATTGTTGCACCTAAAATTTTCAATGTGAGAGGATTACCATTATAGTTTTCAATTAGTTGATTTGCTTGAGCATAATTAGACCAATAACAACCTTTAATTTTTAAAATTTCTAAACCTGCCTGAGTATTTAAACCTCCCAAATTAAAACAACGAACAGGTAAAGTATCACCGCACATCAAAACCATTTCCTTGATTTTTTCTCGGCTAGTAATTAATAAACAACTTTTATGGCGACATTCTCCTAATTTTTGAAATAATTTAATATAGTCTTGAAAATCTGTCTGAAAATAGCCAGAATTAACTCCAGTGGCAAGGATTGTTTCTAAATTATCAAGAATAATTAAACAACGATGTTGAGAACAAAAATTAATTAAACGGGAAATTTGCTCATCAATATTAATAACTAAGTCTTTCTCTTGTTGAGTGAAAAATTGCAAAATGTCTGAAAGCAAATCACTAAGTAAAGTTGCATTACTTAAAGACCTCCAAATAACATATTCAAAGTCATATTCTATATTTTCCCCCAACTTAACACTCAGATAAGTTTTTCCCATACCCCCCATGCCCACAATACCCACACAACGGCATTTATCTTGAACAATCCACGTTTGTAGTTGGGTTAATTCAGATTCTCTCCCGACAAAATAACTCACATCTGGGGCTGTACCCCAATCTTTTTGAGTATTGTAACAAGAGTTAATATTTTCTTTGGCATTATTGAAATCATTACAAGTAACTTCTGAAGATTGAGGAGAAAAAGATAAGTTGAGATTACTGTCGAGTTTTTTTTGTTCTAGGATTTTAATTTTTTTTTCTAAAATGGTGCGAAAGTTAGTTTTTTTGACTTTTTCTTCGCAAATGTCCGATAAAAGTTGCCAGAGTTTTGGCCCTGCGTCTCTTTTGAGATAACTAACCGAATAACCACAAGATTGGGCTATTTCTTCATAACGCTTACGAGGTTCAGATAAGGATATTAACAATAACTGCTTTTGTAGATCACTTAGATAGTGTCCACTTTTAATATAAACTTGGTCATCTACCAACTGAATTATTTGTTCTACATCCATGGGTTTTGTGTGACAAAAAATCTCAAAAGTTTTTCCTTTGATTTTAGTGCTGATTTGACAATTTGATATTTAACTTTAAAATCTTTTAATAAGTTGTTAATTCGTTTTTAAGCAAAAAGAGTCAAAAACAATTATGTTTCGATCATAAATAATATCAGTTATTATAGCTAGGTTTTGTTTATATAAGTTTTAAAAATAAGTACAAATATCAACAAGAATAAATAAAAAATAGAACATGATTACTTTTATCTCTTGATTACCAGAGCTTTTTTTTATTTTTTGAAGTAATAGAAAGAGGAAAAAACAAGAACATTTTTTAATGAGTAAACGATAGTATTTAGTGAAAATAGTCTTTATTTACTACTTTTCTCGTAAAATCTAAAACTAATAAGACTTAAATAATCTGGTTCTTCAGAGTGTGGTTATGATAAATTAATAAAAAATAACTTCCATAACCTTTATTGAATAGTGTTTATAGTAAAATAAGAACTAAAAGTTTATAAATTATTATTTAATAATCCCCTATTGCCTATTGCCTCTTGCCTGTCGCCTACCCTAACTAATAATTTACACGACGAGAAGT
This is a stretch of genomic DNA from Cyanobacterium aponinum PCC 10605. It encodes these proteins:
- a CDS encoding NB-ARC domain-containing protein → MDVEQIIQLVDDQVYIKSGHYLSDLQKQLLLISLSEPRKRYEEIAQSCGYSVSYLKRDAGPKLWQLLSDICEEKVKKTNFRTILEKKIKILEQKKLDSNLNLSFSPQSSEVTCNDFNNAKENINSCYNTQKDWGTAPDVSYFVGRESELTQLQTWIVQDKCRCVGIVGMGGMGKTYLSVKLGENIEYDFEYVIWRSLSNATLLSDLLSDILQFFTQQEKDLVINIDEQISRLINFCSQHRCLIILDNLETILATGVNSGYFQTDFQDYIKLFQKLGECRHKSCLLITSREKIKEMVLMCGDTLPVRCFNLGGLNTQAGLEILKIKGCYWSNYAQANQLIENYNGNPLTLKILGATIKELFDGSLSEFIKNKVFIFDEIICLLEEHFQRLSDLGKKILYWLAINIDEVTTSDLERDIYPTISRLNLITALKSLMGRSLIECHDNRFSLQPVVKEYLINKLIQEIINEIITEELDLFNHYALLKTDIKEHTRKSQVNFIVRPLLDKLIIIFKNQYHLESKLRKIVQKLQEENLTGSGYAVGNILNLLCESNTDLSGWDFSKLTIRQAYLQECKLHNVNFAHCEFQQSVFPQRLSNILSMVYSPNDQFLVTGDVNGEICVWSLQENRLISIFKGHAGWVHGVAFSPDGKYLASGSSDQTIKIWDVSTGKCLNTLFGHNQRVRCVIFTPDSQKLISGGSDCSIKIWDFDSGICLQTLNGHNSYVWSVVISPDGKYLASGSEDKSIKIWQLDTGKCLRTLKGHTLWIRTLAFSGDGTILASGGGDRIIKIWDWQTGKCLKELHGHTQRIRSLAFHPEDNILASGAGDHTIRLWDWQQGTCRKTLHGHNSRLGAIAFRGDGQILASGGEDNAIKLWETGTGQCVKTWQGYASWIQAVTFSPDGNTLACGNEDKLIKLWNVSNLTTNGTNTQTFTSLHGHKGWVCSVAFSPDGKILASASSDYSLKIWDMVTGKCLKTLVGHNRWIRSVAFSPDGKKIASASGDYSLKIWDMVTGKCLKTLRSHQSWLWSVAFSPDGKILASGSEDRTVKIWDTETGKCLHTLEGHQSWVQSVVFSPDGKYIASGSCDYTIRLWKVKTGECVKTLIGHYSWVQSVAFSPDGEYLASGSCDHTIRLWNAKTGDFLRILRGHNSWVWSVSFHPNSKYLASGSQDETVKIWNVETGKCIMALRGKRPFEDSCFIGIKGLTIPEMITLENLGAQVTL
- a CDS encoding cation:proton antiporter, giving the protein MLQDILLILGFGYFGGEFARRLKIPPLIAMIFAGIILGNQVTNLLSNDILQSADDLRVIAVVIILMKAGLGLDRQKLKSQGSVALRLGVLPALGEAIAVSILAVIFLDFDWVTGLLLGCILGAESPAVIVPGMLRLKSLGWGVKKGIPDAILTGSALSDVLLLLIFSLLMGLLTSDGNSLEWQWLPLQFSGQIIGGVVIGWLASKSLVWLIVKQKLTQNILQETMVTGCLALFLVIMSEKYHFFSGYLAVMSTGFFLIEFSSPLARCLRNGFDSLWQVAQIFLFVLLGATIPLNVLGSSFTKGLIIIIFGTLIGRMAGWYLSTWKSNWNQKEKLFLLAGNSAKATVQAAIASIPLAQGIRGGEEILAIAALSILVTAPLGAWAIPTFAPLLLTKGEVDPTKVSVDDHVILLSAIDDSPLTTPVLKKTAEIARRSNAKVIVLHIIDDSQNNNLENLKEKINTLLADINHQVLIVEGVITEEILRVSQEFQVKEIIMGKRGHKNWHELLIGSVSQTVLESSPIPVIIVEH